The Megalobrama amblycephala isolate DHTTF-2021 linkage group LG22, ASM1881202v1, whole genome shotgun sequence sequence GTCTTTTTtagcttcattcattcatagtCAAAAGGGACTCAAAACACAAAAAGAATAAGGTGACAGAAAAAGTGGTGAAATGATATTAAAAAGAGTGGTAAAGACagtaaatatagctgcaagcagcagtTAAGGGGTCAATCTCCACAGAGGCAGAATGAAGATCATCAGACCAACTACAATAAAGGACATTTAGTGACGGTTTTAAGCAAAATATTTGAAAGCTCATAAATACAATCACTTTAATGTGACATAATTGCTTCTTacttttgaccaataggtggcaCTGATATCAAATTGATCTGGTGTGGTCAGTGTTGGGTGACAATTTTTGTTAGATTTTTTGGGTGAGATTTTTGGTCAAACttttcagaagttataagcaaaaaaacaaaatatatcaaGACCACTAGGTCAGAATACGCTGAAGCGATGCAGAGATAAAGCCTCACATCCATGTTGTTTGTAAAATTTGTTCTCACATTAAACAAGAACGGTTTGACGAATTGACTTCCATGTTTTTTGTCAGCAAGTTCTGAGGATGATGTCATTACATTTTCGTGACAGTCGGAGCAACGGtttaggaggagtttgaaaaagtaggtttttaaagaaaatcgaaatggcggacaggaagttaaGCCGACTATGGCAAAATTGGTATCTGTGTTCTCGTTATGACTCATGGAATCTAATAAGACCAGACGCATGATAATAGTCAAAATTAATCACAAGCTATCagcattttataaatttaataaCACATACAGAGTTTCATAACGATatgtttgtaaaataaaatattatttaatattaatattatgtaaaataaaatattataaaatatataattttacaacaaaattcaaaatggctgatatgggaaaattgggtaTCGTTTGACTTGGTCTGCTATACCAAATCTAAAGAGACCAGTTTTGATTTTTGGCCAAACtgttcagaagttataagcaaaaatagccatttttcatatcgcCATTTATTCGAGAACGGTTTGACGAATCAACCTGAATTCCTTGTTTTTGTTTCGtaatggtctgaagatgatcttgTTCAATTTTCTTGAAATCGGAGAATCAGTCTaagaggagttcgaaaaagtaggtttttctgGAAATTCAAAAcgacagaaaaaaaattcatgACTGAAAATTACGTGAGAGAGAGAATCGTCTTGAGCCAACTGGAACCAGAGGAAAAAATGTTGTTTAGCCCTTACGGTTTGCTGTTATCATAAACACCAGTGCAAATTTGaacagttggtggcgctagagttagagactccaaaattgctGTGGTTAATGTTCAgactgtcaagtcaagtcacctttatttatatggcgctttttacaatgcagattgtgtcaaagcagctttacattgataactggtatataattttggctgcacagcagctcttaaagaaaatggtgtcagtattcatcttaaataaattcagtattgattcattctgatgtaagaatcaatagttattaattttgttaatttatctatatcagcactggattaaatagtgatgtcatcatccagctcagctCATTTCGCATACAGTGGTGTCAatgcagatcaaagcactgttgaatatcaaatgtcaagtgtccacAACTAAGcgagccaaaggcgacagcggcaagaacccaaactccaacaggtgacatcaggtggcaaacaggtgttaaaatggagagaaaaaaaccttaggagaaaccaggcttagtcgatgggccagttctcctctggcgaacagtgctttgttacgattcaggttgctatcataagtccgataggatcgcaacattcaaagtatttattccagttccatccagttgaggatggAACTGGAACTTAGTATTCATCACGGCGGTATGGACGGTATGGAACTtagtattcatcacgccggtatggacggtctgttgaggacctgtggcactggctgtcgtgtcgatgatgtcttcacagtggatgatctagtcgactcgatctctgctgatacttcagggctgcgttgtggtcgtgtcagggcaccggtccttggtctcagctggatacagccgggatccggttgactacggtaaacctcgggataaacagaaagactaatattagcgtagatgccattcttcttctgatgtaacgagtacatcggGTGtcataggaagtgttcccggttccggatgacctaatttatgcagcctaacaaacttgagggctagactcatttaaaataatgtaatcgtctggttttagccaggtttctgtcaaacacagcacatctagattattgtttGCGATAATATCATGTACAAtgagtgcttttgaagaaagtgatctaatatttaacaacccaagctttatcatttgtttatcattattatctctgttttttttatttttcccttaaatgggtttggaagttttttgtttttactaatttggggtacagacacagtctctatgtgataatatctaggtgtaagagtttctatgtgttgggaattatctgacttctgtaacgtgaggcagctagcagacggtcgctttagccagtctgtctgcttcctgtcccagtttgtcatgtttcagctctaagactatgtgccatattactagagagaagagcagcaccatcccgggacggatgaataccatctcttttcaacaggtcaggtctgccccaaaaacttttccaattgtctatgaaacctatattattctgcggacacccctaagacagccagccattgagtgatgataatctgctaactatctcatcactccgacgaacaggaaggggaccagagcaaattactgtTTCTGACATCATACTTGCGaattcacacacctctttaatgttaatttttgtgatctccgactggcgaagtcgaacatcattagtGCTGACATGAATAATAATCTTAGAGTAtatacgattagcattagccagcacttttaaatttgctttgatgtcaggtgctctggctcccggcaaacatgtgactatggtggctggtgtctgtattttcacgttccgtgtaatagaatcgccaataactagggcactttcagcaggattctcagtgggtgcatcactgagtggggagaacctgtttgatgttctaatcggaatggaagagtggtgttttccacGACTATGCCGTctcaccgttacccaagtgccctgctgcaAATTGCGTCATTGCGAAGCAACATGGTTCAATTGATTCAAAGCTTTGAAAAGCTTCTTTACTAGTTTCTTATCACTAGTTTTTGTAGAAAACAAAGTTAGGCTGACCAGTCATTTCAGAGTTTTGAGTTGTCTTTCCTTGCCATCTCTAAATCATTTTCACAACTAGAAgattgtttattataaaatgcTTTTAACTTGAAGATTAATAGCCTAAATGTAGTAAATTTGCTCATCTTGGCACTGGCCTGGTTTAGTCAAACAGTCGGAGACTAGTCATATATTTTCTGCTGTGTAGAAGATATCAAACTGTTAAAATAACCACATGATCTgcagctctttttttttaattgtggcGCTTTACGTGTTTAGCAGAAATAGCTTGAATGAAGAACGTCTGGAGCTTGATAAAATATTAAGAGGAAGATCATTATCATAAATGCCCCTGAATGCTACAACTCTAATGTACACTGAAACATTAGAAAAAGACTTTTTGAATGATTTATCTACAATGAAATGTTTAATGTCTTTAGTCTTTATTGTGTGACATAGACATCAGTCATGTGACCAGACAGATCACAAGATCTATAAACCATAATGAAGTGCAAAACAAACCAATTTTAAAAGAGATAGTCATAAATTGAGACACTGAAATGGGCAAATAATATTCCCTAAAGTATATATGTATGTGGAACTGTAATTGAACATGTGCAAGAACAATTGTTAAGATTACAAAGAGTTACAGAAATGCCAATATAAGCTGTATGCATTAATATGCGTATGCCTTATAAAGAGCGTTTAAAGTGTGAAAGAAGCATCAGATCTCTGTCTGTCACTCAGTGATGGCGGCTCTGGACGAGCCATCAGGATTGATCCCCCTCAGCTTCTCCATGATAGACTCGTACTGCTCAATCCTTTCAGCCTCTGAGAGTGAAGACGGATTGACCTCCAGGAATTTATATGCAGTCTTAGACTGAATGCTGAAGATGTTCTGTGCTCTCTGACAGCCTGCACCAAATCTCTTCCAGTACTGAAAGATTGAAGGCAGCATTAATCACAACACATTCACTAAAAATTTCTTCGTGactttaaatggttagttcacccaaaaatgaattttctgtcattaattattcaccctcatgtcattccacgcccgtaagacctttgttcatcttcagaacacaaattaagatatttttgatgaaatccaacaGCTTTTTgaaccactttcaaggtccagaaaggtgctaaatacattgttaaaacagtcatgtgactgcagtggttcaaccttaatgttaccgtccataccggcgcgatgaatacgatcctcaactggatggaactggaataaatactttgaatgttgcgatcctatcagacttatgatagcaaccagaatcgtaacaaagcactgttcgccagaggagaactggccccccgactaagcctggtttctcccaaggtttttttctctccattttaacacctgtttgctacctgatgtcacctgttggagtttgggttccttgccgctgttgcctttggcttgcttagttggggacacttgacatttgacttgacatttgatattcaacagtattcttgacatttattcaacagtgctttgatctgcctgcattgacactattctttaagccaaaattatataccagttatcaatgtaaagctgctttgacacaatctgcattgtaaaaagcgctatatatataaaggtgacttgacttattGTTACATTCACCGTCATGTCCTGGTTGTTATTGACTGTCACGTGATCCTTTGTGTTCTGTTCCCGCCACTCATCACTCACCATGGACACTGATTACACTCACAGCTGTTCGTCATTagtattgtgtatttaagttcctcccTGTCTTCAGTCTAGCGTCCGGTATTGTTGTATGTTACATGTGTTTATGCTACTTGCCTTTTCCTTGAGATTATATTACGTTATCTTCCTTGAACCTGCCTTCCTCGTCTTCCCTGGAGCTACAACCGTAACAGAATACCGGACCAATACTGAAAATGGAATATAGCGACATGTTCGTGCTCGTGGCTCAGGAGAGTCACAATTTTTGTTTGTTCACTAAGAGATTCATCAGTGTTGCACTCGCCTGCCCCTACGACGACGAAACCCTGAAGTCGTTGTTCTGGATCGGGGCCAACTACCGTCGTCCCGTGGACCTCCCAGATACCTCCGGACTCAGCTGGATGGAatttatcatcaggtgtctggAGAGTGTTCGCACCCGATCCAAAGCACAGCCAGACCCAGAACCCGTATCTTCCCCACGGACCGCGGAGTATTCGTGTGAGCCCCCCGCAGATGGAGAGTTACCACCGGCAGCTACCGGTCAGCCAGATCCCGAGACCCCGAGGACAGAGGTGACCTGCGCCCCGGATTTGGAATTCCACCTGACGTCTGACCAGGGGTGTGAGCCCACGACATCTGCTGACGAGGGAGAAATGActagactgactgactgattgactTTAGTGAGGAGTCAAGTCCCACCCAAACCCACCCGTCATGTTCATCATCGTCATCTGACAAGGACATTATTATGGACTGTGTTTCCTTTACAGATCCTCTACCCATGCTGACAACAACACCATGCTCAGCCAGTCCTCCTGTACCATCACTGCTGGATGTCATCTGCCCTGCGCCGTCTCCGGGGAACCCCTGTGACATCGAGCCGCAGGTCACACTCCCACCAGCAGCATTAAGGCCAGAGGTTCCGGTGGTTTCGCCTCCAGCTGCCGACCTCGTCGCTCCATCTCGGCCCCTCGACCTGTCGACTCTGTCCAGGCTCCGCCCATCTTCGGTTCCGCCGGAGACCCTCCGACTGACGGCTCCTCCGGTCTCCCTCGTCCGGCCGGCTCCCCCTTGGCCAGTCGTCCCTCCTCTTCTGCTACGGACTTACGAGACGTCGGTTACACTCCGTCCCTCCACCCCTTCTGCTACCCCTGTCCTCGCTCGAACCGACGTCACCGCAGCCCTCGGGATCTCCACCTCCACCAGTCGTCGCCTATACAACGCCGCGGTCTCCCAGGCCATCGACGTTGCGGGAGTTCGCCAGCTCTCTGTCTGCGCCCCGGAATCCACCTGCCGAGTCTCCGTCGGTCGTCCCCCAGATGCCGTCAGTCCACTCAACATCATCTGGACTTCGCCCTCCATCAACTCGGCCGTGGACTGTCGGATCTGGGGGACATCCACCATCAACGCCGCCAGGGGATCGTCGTCCTCCCTTCATCAGTATGCTACAACCGTAACACTtgtatgcaaaaacaaaacaaaaataatgattttattttaacaatttcttcCAATTTCTTGTTTcttaggagactgacagggaagaaaagagattgttgaataaagttgttatttttgttttgttttgagaaaTTGAGAAATTATTctcatctcttcataacattaaggttgaaccaatgcagtcacatgactgttttaacgatgcctttagtacctttctggaccttgaaatttGGAATGACATTGCTGAGTTTAATGAGagatcagaaacctctcagattttatcaaaaatattttaatttatattctgAAGTCAATCGAAGtttttatgggtgtggaacgacatgagagaattaatgacagaaatttaatttttgggtgaactaaccctttattctacatcccttaatcctactcAATACCTAAActcaactaccttactaactattaataagcagtaattaggaatttgaatcaatatttaatagtgagaattggaccctaatctaaagtgtgacccaaCTTTCACCAGAAGCATTTACTCAACGTCTAACTAACCTGTTTTGCGTCTTCAATGGAGTTCAGAAACTCCTCCTTCAGGTCTTCCAGCTCTTCAATCAGATCCTCCCCAACAAAGGTCTTGTCTTTCACAGAGTCCAGCATAACAGCCACTTTCTCCCAGAACTTTTTAAGATCAACCAGAATTTGTCGTATTTGATCAAGACACGTCTGGACTTCCGTCAGGTGAACAGGACTGGGAATCACACCTGAACAAACAACATACAACAGATTCTGATTTATGAGCGATCATTGGGAGCCTTCAGGCTGTGATGAACATGTAAACAGCATGATAATTTAAAAGCACAGAGAGACTCTCACCCTGTTGTATTTTGCAATTGGCCAACTTCAGCTGAAGATCAGTcagtttgattttgatgttcCACCCTTGGTTGCGCAGACTGTCCTTTTCAGAGGCAAGACGGTTCAGTTCAGCTTGTTTAGCACGAATAGCAGCATCGTTATAGTATCGACCAAATGAGAACAAGCCCCATAAAAAAGTATGACGGTAATTTCCATTATTTCTGATCAGATCCTGCAGCTCTTGAGTGGttttttcaattcttttctcAATTTCCTCCATATCGTTGTCATTTTTTTTCCGTTCCAGTTCAAGCTTGACCAAAACATCCTCTAGACCCTTTATTTCATCAGAGTGTTTCGTTATTTTTTCTTTAGTCTTGCTCTGTTCTTCATACACATCACTGGTGCATGTTTTCCATTTTGGGCTTGTTTATCATACCTGAAAAATAGTGTGCATGTACAGTGATATAGTCTGGATTTCACAAAAAACAACCCAGCTatggacatttttaatgttcccagaaccaacactgaatatttagagaacattcttataacaaaattctgttagctgggaacACACAGACTCTGAACAATTTTCTTTGAGAGGACCTTTCTGctcttttacaaagtcttgatattttttttgtgctcTACTAGAATAGAATGTTCACTGtttttctccattgttgcagctcctctcttcccagtctgtcagtgaGTTTGGAGTTAGTTCAtcccaaaatgaaaaattctgtcatttattcaccctcatctCGTCCAAAgattttcattcatcttcggaacacaaatgaagatctttttgataaaatctgacagcattctgtccttCTATTCACTGCCTTTGCAACTTGAACTTTGACGCCTCAAAATGTTCACAAAGAGATCAGACTAATCTATATGAAAGTGTCcagattttctgaagagacattttttatgatgaacagatttaatttaagcttttactcacatgtaaACACAAACCTAACCTGAATGACACATAAGATCAAACCTCTTCTGCTGCataaccagtgaggttcattctcatgttgtgCAGCTCATTTGAGCTTCTAGAAGAGGTTTGATCTTGTGCTTCATTCAGGTTAGGTTGAGCTGATCAAAGTCTAAGAAAATCATTTGTTCACTGTGTACTGATAAGAAAAATGATTGTTTGCTTTGAAGTGCTAAACTTCATAAATGTTTTCACCTCTTCACCATGTCATCCACGGCTCTGATGATGTCCTTGATCCATGTTCTGGCTTTCTCCAGGTAGATCACAGCCAGTTTGGGTTTGTTCTTCTCAACAGCTTTTATCAGTATTGGGAACAGCGAGGTGACCAGGTTGGAACTCGTGCCGGCACACTAAGAGAAAACAAGCATAATTAATCCACAAGGATAAGTTTCATACAAGCAGCAATCTTCTTTCCTCTCTCTTGAAACCAACACAGAAGTGacaaactgcaattcatcgactggccactAGAGACAGACTCCAAAATTGAGTCAATCCCATGTTAAaaaactttacagcagaaaaatcatgtttacagcctggtacaaaaagtggttttggtctatatagctaatgtTGCCCTTCATGATAACTGTTaaggggtgaatttttttataactcatccatttaaattattatattaagttctgcataattaagggcgtggccaCTTGGATTGCCACTGCTGTCACTGTTTCACAGACTGTCCTTTTCATGGACAAGAGGAGTCACTTCGGCTTGTTTAGCAAGAATAGCAGCATCATTATATTTTCGATTAATTCTGAACAAGACCCATAAAAAATAATGACGGTCATTTTTATGATCAGATCCTGCAGCTCGGGTGTTTAGCAGATAATTAtcgcagatcattcagaagaaatatgACACAAACAATGtacaatatatcaatatttcatgcatttaatacttttgtggacaaaaagtgcTGTTGGGTGTTTCAATGGATGCTTgtcatggacattttacccaagtgtgatggattggattcatctcatGATCACTATTTCATTACAAGGGTATGAAGTCCTGTTTTGATTTTGTGTGTTATCATTTGCACACCCGACtcaaattacaatattactgttgctggagcatctatatcttaaagcAGACACAGTAGTTTGATAGTAAAATGATGTATAatttgttatctttattaatattttagatagtatctaagatagatagatagctcttTGAGCTAATTTGATCACGTCGAGCTAGGAgggtgtggtttcagcaaccaggcaCCTCAGCTCCACCCACATCCCGCCCCTTTGCCCATTTTTGGTTATCCGGGAGTAACATGCTGCCAAGATGGCGAAGGCCGACACTTTGggcttcaaaaatgctcttcagaaatgTCACGGACACTATGTCCATGTATTATACCGTCTAAAAAGaactatacaaaaatatttattggcCCAGTGCACTAGTATCTATGTAAGCTTATTTTCACATGCAGAATCCTGAGGAAAAACAtcagaattttgagaaaaattatgatttagtatGATGAAATGATGATAATTCACAAGATGAATTAGTCTCACCTTCAGCAGAACAGCCTCAGAGGATCCGAACAGCATTTGTGTTTCAATAGCTTGGTCTCTGATCATACGCTCCAGCTTTGGGAAGCCTCCCAGACACAAGAATGACAGATGATAGAGGAGAGCCGTTCGCTCCGCAGACGGGAGAAGCTCCTGGATGAACTCTGGACTCAACTGAGAATCACTGGCGACAACCTCTGAGACACCAAACCGAACATTAGTCATATTCAACAACCTCTAGGTTTCAATTGGGTCAGTAACTTTGTACAAGTAAAAGCCTTTTTTAGttaaacatttgtttaaatATGTGTCAGACTTGATTCCTCTCAATGTTTCATGGTCATTTATCTTCATCCTTCCCTCACGGGTCAAAATGAAGCccttaaaatatacttttttttttgggccaggaagctcatttcatttcattttgataatattttttaaagcaaacttttttggccaagcttttttgttttgtttatttaccT is a genomic window containing:
- the LOC125258085 gene encoding uncharacterized protein LOC125258085, with translation MEEIEKRIEKTTQELQDLIRNNGNYRHTFLWGLFSFGRYYNDAAIRAKQAELNRLASEKDSLRNQGWNIKIKLTDLQLKLANCKIQQGVIPSPVHLTEVQTCLDQIRQILVDLKKFWEKVAVMLDSVKDKTFVGEDLIEELEDLKEEFLNSIEDAKQYWKRFGAGCQRAQNIFSIQSKTAYKFLEVNPSSLSEAERIEQYESIMEKLRGINPDGSSRAAITE